The Mauremys reevesii isolate NIE-2019 linkage group 13, ASM1616193v1, whole genome shotgun sequence genome contains a region encoding:
- the LOC120380268 gene encoding maestro heat-like repeat-containing protein family member 2B, with translation MASYASPSLEKSFLYKALGTSLAVCQDLVHIKSQLHQFLTATDYMEAPERQGVISILALSAESHLDLTLNALQEFGATVSKVKISGFISRLKDHHHGRRGQTHSTLMLTYSSVAVHAPKEQLLSRVEADITKNILLHYRASCQVLGITVANKVHSK, from the exons atggccagctatgccagcccctcccttgagaag agtttcctgtataAGGCGCTAGGAACGTCCTTAGCAGTTTGCCAGGACCTGGTCCATATTAAATCCCAGCTTCATCAATTTTTGACAGCAACAGATTATATGGAagcccctgagagacag ggagtcatttccatcctcgcactctctgctgagagccacttggacctcaccctgaatgcacttcaggagtttggggctACAGTGAGCAAGGTGAAGATTTCTGGGTTCATCAGCCGCCTGAAG GACCACCACCATGGGAGAAGAGGCCAGACTCACAGCACCCTGATGCTGACCTACAGCAGCGtggctgtccatgctccaaaagaacagcttctctcccgagtagaggcagacatcacaaagaacatccttctccattacagagccagtTGTCAG gtgctgggcatcactgttgcgaacaaggtacattctaaataa